In Crassostrea angulata isolate pt1a10 chromosome 6, ASM2561291v2, whole genome shotgun sequence, a genomic segment contains:
- the LOC128188409 gene encoding protein-S-isoprenylcysteine O-methyltransferase-like: MAFLIKNGRISLKSFVGGACIVFVPWISHLGSSLQYLYTDFWLYLLLLYIILYNGGLVLFSFITTGGIQSEFYKVAVRGGFLGLTFGIGYLISCSHTTLNHFGWYLMGLSFFHFSEYLTTAATNPSSLTLDSYLLDHSREYKMAAVASWLEFFVEWYIAPGLKQYFYLSVCGVLLVLFGESLRKASMITASTNFNHYVQYVKRPGHQLVTKGVYSWCRHPSYVGWFYWSIGTQLILCNPFCLIAYTIVSWRFFRERIYEEEIYLLNFFGEDYLDYQKSVGTGLPFIVGYTGYSAL; the protein is encoded by the exons ATGGCGTTTCTCATCAAGAACGGAAGAATAAGTTTGAAAAGTTTTGTTGGTGGGGCTTGCATAGTTTTTGTGCCATGGATATCACACCTAGGATCTAGCTTGCAATATCTCTACACAGACTTTTGGTTATACTTGCtactattatatataattttgtacaaTGGCGGCTTGGTGCTCTTTAGTTTCATTACAACAGGTGGCATCCAGTCTGAATTCTACAag GTGGCTGTTCGAGGGGGTTTCCTGGGACTGACTTTTGGAATCGGCTATCTCATCAGTTGCTCACACACAACTCTGAACCATTTCGGTTGGTACTTGATGGGTCTCAGTTTCTTCCATTTCTCTGAGTATCTCACCACAGCGGCTACCAACCCCTCCTCCCTAACCCTTGACTCCTACCTGCTGGACCACAGCAGGGAGTACAAGATGGCAGCAGTGGCCAGCTGGCTAGAGTTCTTTGTAGAGTGGTATATAGCACCAG gtTTAAAGCAGTACTTTTATTTATCAGTCTGTGGTGTGCTACTAGTCCTGTTTGGAGAATCTCTGAGGAAAGCCAGTATGATAACAGCCTCTACGAACTTTAACCATTATGTACAGTACGTCAAACGTCCCGGCCATCAGCTGGTCACCAAGGGAGTGTACTCTTGGTGCCGACATCCGTCCTACGTGGGTTGGTTTTACTGGAGTATTGGAACACAG ttgATATTATGCAATCCCTTTTGCCTAATAGCCTACACAATAGTGTCATGGAGATTTTTCCGGGAGAGGATTTACGAAGAAGAAATCTATCTTTTGAACTTTTTCGGTGAGGATTATTTAGACTACCAGAAATCCGTTGGGACTGGATTACCATTCATTGTCGGATACACGGGTTACTCAGCACTTTAG
- the LOC128187712 gene encoding uncharacterized protein LOC128187712: MIIYVESKAFPHRTFVVVVNQNDKIARIRARMLHKLFEIGYPDHQFRLRYKGQFLRDAFTIRDYEIIDNSVIKMISISKKVNSVSDLQSIAGSSTVNLDLNANETTDVKAPLYKEIKAFTTREKLLKDFNGLLYMHFLTTCLTLMTIYYYSFLWTFPMFIFAVLFRPQYTRVGGYVGNNTHLRFIFCIAYFVAALGTLGAAIYMSAVSWMTVVNHGCKDWEFVAECSHKNVFSAIFFAMQSLLLLLSAIVVGALFFSFRLEIGDYIEEFLVQERDIEMVMRAARNGRLKDKRTAAYELAAMAASGDDNKFRIVAEGGLEVLLALAMSTDENTQEHAVEALDELITIPSIQDNFVEMGGVKALTALLHSENSRIMQEAANAIYGIVSESDEHKSAVVMDHGLDDLAHAAYQGTITCQRTVASIFLDLAFNRDIRIQITSRNIPAQALIHLCRSNDVETQRYALQTLELLAIESSDMICAQENLLEVLLELPMNTMDEKLYLLAGKILLYYAENRPTCELLMDHTMLKESLGMFARTKDPMLQKVVAKIIFFMLEPKDLRVIARRLKLDRVLEYMMDNAADREVWDMADQGLQVMNSKDDHTPIPALPSLSTLEKLNKMGAKDSFGSRASLRSDLGSSSSSSDDVKKGLK; encoded by the exons ATGATTATCTATGTTGAAAGTAAAGCCTTTCCG CACCGAACCTTTGTTGTCGTTGTCAACCAGAATGACAAAATTGCTCGAATTCGAGCCCGCATGCTGCATAAGCTGTTCGAGATTGGCTATCCGGATCACCAGTTCCGACTCCGGTACAAGGGGCAGTTCCTCAGGGATGCGTTTACCATAAGGGATTATGAAATCATTGACAATTCAGTCATCAAGATGATTTCCATTTCAAAGAAAGTTAAT TCGGTGTCAGACTTGCAGTCCATAGCAGGATCTTCCACTGTTAACCTGGATCTGAATGCAAATGAAACAACAGATGTCAAGGCACCGCTGTACAAAGAAATCAAAGCATTCACCACGAGGGAGAAACTCCTGAAAGACTTCAAC GGATTGTTGTACATGCACTTCCTGACCACCTGTCTGACTTTGATGACCATCTACTACTACTCCTTTCTGTGGACGTTCCCCATGTTTATTTTCGCTGTCTTGTTCCGTCCTCAGTACACAAGAGTCGGGGGATACGTAGGAAATAACACCCACTT gAGGTTTATTTTCTGCATCGCTTACTTTGTGGCTGCCCTTGGAACCCTGGGTGCTGCAATCTACATGTCTGCCGTTTCATGGATGACAGTTGTA AACCATGGGTGTAAAGACTGGGAGTTTGTTGCAGAATGCTCTCACAAGAATGTCTTCTCTGCGATATTTTTTGCTATGCAGTCTCTGCTGCTGCTTCTGTCAGCCATTGTTGTTGGAGCCCTGTTCTTCAGCTTCAGATTAGAG ATTGGAGATTACATTGAAGAATTTTTGGTTCAGGAGAGGGATATTGAAATGGTGATGAGAGCAGCCCGTAATGGAAG ACTGAAGGATAAGAGAACAGCAGCCTATGAACTGGCGGCAATGGCGGCATCAGGAGATGACAACAAATTCAGAATTGTTGCAGAAGGCGG CTTGGAGGTTCTCCTGGCTTTAGCTATGAGTACGGATGAGAACACACAGGAACATGCCGTTGAAGCACTGGATGAACTCATCACCATTCCCTCAATCCAG GATAATTTCGTAGAGATGGGAGGTGTGAAAGCTTTGACAGCTCTTCTGCACTCGGAGAATTCACGCATCATGCAGGAAGCAGCTAATGCCATATATGGAATTGTATCAGAATCAGATGAACACAAGAGCGCTGTGGTTATGGATCATGG CTTGGATGACCTGGCTCATGCTGCCTATCAAGGTACTATTACTTGTCAGAGAACCGTAGCCAGCATATTCCTGGATCTAGCATTCAACCGAGACATCAGGATCCAGATAACATCCCGAAATATTCCAG CCCAGGCACTGATTCATCTGTGTAGAAGCAATGATGTGGAGACCCAGAGATACGCACTACAGACCCTGGAACTACTAGCTATAGAAAGTTCCGACATGATTTGTGCTCAG GAAAATCTGCTGGAGGTTCTTCTGGAGCTTCCTATGAACACCATGGATGAGAAGCTGTACTTACTGGCTGGAAAGATACTCCTATACTATGCAGAGAATAGACCA acctGTGAACTACTAATGGATCACACCATGCTGAAAGAGTCCCTTGGAATGTTTGCTAGAACCAAGGACCCCATGCTACAAAAGGTGGTGGCTAAAATCATCTTCTTTATGCTGGAGCCGAAAGATCTACG TGTAATTGCTCGGCGGCTGAAGTTGGACCGGGTTCTGGAGTACATGATGGATAATGCAGCAGACCGCGAGGTGTGGGATATGGCTGACCaag GATTACAAGTGATGAACTCCAAAGATGACCACACCCCTATCCCAGCCCTACCGTCCCTCAGTACCCTGGAGAAACTCAACAAGATGGGGGCCAAAGACTCGTTCGGCTCACGAGCCTCACTGCGCTCAGACCTAGGATCGTCGAGCAGTTCTTCTGATGACGTGAAGAAAGGACTCAAATAA